From the Euphorbia lathyris chromosome 6, ddEupLath1.1, whole genome shotgun sequence genome, one window contains:
- the LOC136233438 gene encoding uncharacterized protein, whose translation MACYVPFNSRNLDVSFFVFRPTVVLIDELIESLKNFSGSTENLGCVQSSIFRSIHGNMIIWYGAWMKKSTQNKDLLTAVLLSQLRSVSSMAILTEHGFFDAYAGESRDGVSAAKFSSGDTISMNIIVPQSGDVVSELSYANLALFKSGFLKMEGASAGVCLKLNSPNMTRVACLYVWKSLQYCYSWIINSDHRNTMLPYLEPFCLDVKYDIFRVVFVSSENVDGYRILGSKLEGKPMIKTI comes from the exons ATGGCATGTTATGTTCCTTTTAACAGCAGAAATTTAGATGTAAGCTTTTTTGTGTTCAGGCCTACGGTGGTGCTAATTGATGAACTCATTGAGAGCCTTAAGAACTTTTCTGGAAGCACTGAGAATCTGGGTTGTGTCCAGAGTTCCATTTTTCGAAGCATTCATGGAAATATG ATTATATGGTACGGAGCATGGATGAAGAAATCTACTCAAAATAAAGACTTGTTAACTGCAGTTCTT CTGTCTCAGTTAAGAAGCGTATCAAGCATGGCAATTTTGACAGAACATGGTTTTTTTGATGCATACGCCGGAGAATCAAGAGACGGCGTCTCAGCCGCGAAATTTTCGAGCGGAGATACAATATCTATGAACATAATAGTCCCACAATCGGGAGACGTGGTGAGTGAGCTGTCGTACGCGAATCTAGCACTATTTAAATCAGGTTTCCTGAAAATGGAAGGTGCATCTGCCGGTGTTTGCCTGAAATTGAATTCCCCAAATATGACGAGAGTAGCATGCTTATATGTATGGAAATCTCTCCAATATTGTTACTCATGGATTATAAATTCAGACCATAGAAACACAATGCTTCCCTATCTTGAACCTTTCTGTCTTGATGTTAAATATGACATTTTCAGAGTGGTTTTTGTTAGTAGTGAGAATGTTGATGGTTACAGAATTCTTGGTTCCAAATTGGAGGGTAAACCAATGATTAAGACTATCTAG